In the Flavobacterium pallidum genome, one interval contains:
- a CDS encoding DUF7619 domain-containing protein translates to MKKILFLLLLFSGMAKAQIVNIPDPAFKAYLLSADFSNNIAVNSSLISAKIDINNDGEIQVSEASDIVRLWINGPQIINVQGLEAFTNLEEMTIYDTGIASFGLAMPNLPKFQIKSNALLTTVNVSGMTGLTQLDCNLNASLTALNVSGCNGIVSLAANNNLLSGLDVSGLSNLVNFSCYYNQLTSLNLSGCSSLHGLSANNNLLTAVDVSGLTNLAAMDLSNNPALTNVNAAGCSALDSSFLNLTNDFNLITLNLSNCSHLTTFALVGTSLNYLDVSGCSSLNDLQVQNNNLQTLLLDGCSALVTLVCTSNHIASLDLTDAVALQYLFANDNDLFEVDFHQDANLSQCTVYDNELTHLDFSGMTNLVVCQFDNNPLLTLDISGCSSMQTLSIPAGITGISSINAQGCTALTQLSVQSPLIQSVNVQGCTGLNILAIGGTSANPAPISTLDLTGVQGLTYLNLSNVNISSVDLTANPALGFVNISVTPLTQIDLSGQSQITNLNLSETSIQNLDISEQANISIVNVYGCTQLETIWAKNGANEFFNFEPNNETLHFICQDEAYVTDLQSQLAAYGLTAVCNSYCSMTPGGDFNTISGIVRFDSGNDGCDETDVVQPNMKINITDGTEQGATFTDTAGLYQFFTGAGNFDIGLGIENPSIFNISTSAPTIAFADNNNNTGTFNFCISPNGNQNDAEIVIAPITPARPGFTALYQVVIKNKGNQTLNGSFNFTYDDTLMDFVVATTAVTSQSAGMLNWTYSNLLPFENRSVYVLLNVNSPTQVPPVNQDDILPFTATINPIVNDINAADNQFMYNQSVVNSFDPNDITCMEGENLSPQDIGKYLHYVINFENTGTYAAEQVVVKVVIDDTKYDINSIQLLNTSHPVRPVIKGNTAEFFFEGIDLAAAAGDPPVGGHGNILFKIRTQPTLVNGDDVITKADIFFDYNFPIETNDARTVFATLSSGNPLKDDSIVLYPNPSKNFVTIQCDNSITSVSLYDIQGRILEILKQNDDSATIDISARASGIYFVKTTTDKGVKVIKMVKE, encoded by the coding sequence ATGAAAAAAATCCTATTCTTATTGTTGCTGTTTTCAGGAATGGCAAAGGCCCAAATCGTTAATATTCCGGATCCGGCGTTCAAGGCCTACTTGCTGAGCGCTGATTTTTCGAATAATATCGCTGTTAACTCTTCGCTTATCAGTGCTAAGATTGACATTAACAACGATGGCGAAATCCAGGTCTCAGAAGCCTCGGATATTGTCAGGTTGTGGATTAACGGACCACAGATTATTAATGTACAGGGACTCGAGGCTTTTACAAACCTTGAGGAGATGACCATTTATGACACAGGGATTGCGTCGTTTGGATTGGCAATGCCTAACCTCCCGAAATTTCAGATCAAATCCAACGCGCTGCTTACAACGGTAAATGTTAGCGGAATGACGGGCCTCACGCAATTGGATTGTAACCTGAACGCTTCGCTGACCGCGTTAAATGTATCAGGCTGTAATGGCATCGTTTCGCTTGCCGCGAACAACAACCTTTTATCAGGTTTGGATGTCAGCGGACTATCAAATCTCGTTAACTTCTCGTGTTATTACAATCAGCTTACTTCACTGAATCTATCAGGCTGCAGCAGCCTTCACGGTCTTAGTGCCAACAATAACCTGCTTACAGCCGTTGATGTGTCGGGGTTAACAAACTTAGCGGCGATGGACCTCAGCAATAATCCGGCACTTACTAACGTCAATGCTGCCGGATGCAGTGCTTTGGACTCCAGTTTCCTGAACCTGACCAATGATTTTAACCTCATCACGCTGAACTTAAGCAACTGCAGCCACCTTACGACCTTTGCTTTGGTGGGCACCTCTTTAAATTATCTGGATGTGTCCGGTTGCAGCAGCCTGAATGATCTGCAGGTGCAGAATAACAACCTCCAAACCTTGCTTCTTGATGGATGTAGCGCGTTGGTGACGCTCGTATGCACTTCAAATCATATTGCATCGCTGGATTTAACCGATGCTGTCGCTTTGCAATACCTCTTTGCAAACGACAATGACCTTTTCGAAGTAGATTTTCATCAGGATGCAAACCTCTCGCAATGCACAGTGTACGACAACGAGTTGACACACTTGGACTTTTCGGGCATGACAAACCTCGTGGTATGCCAGTTCGATAACAACCCGCTGTTGACGCTGGACATTTCCGGTTGCAGTTCGATGCAAACGCTTTCGATTCCGGCGGGAATTACAGGAATATCTTCAATCAATGCGCAGGGATGTACGGCATTGACGCAGTTAAGCGTCCAAAGTCCGCTGATCCAGTCTGTAAATGTTCAGGGATGTACAGGCTTGAACATCCTTGCAATCGGTGGCACGTCTGCCAATCCTGCTCCGATTTCCACTTTAGACCTGACAGGCGTACAGGGCCTTACTTATCTGAATCTGAGTAACGTCAACATTTCTTCAGTAGACCTTACGGCAAATCCTGCTTTGGGATTCGTCAACATCAGCGTTACGCCGCTTACACAGATAGACCTCAGCGGCCAGTCACAAATCACAAACCTGAATTTGAGTGAAACTTCCATCCAAAACCTCGATATTTCAGAGCAGGCTAACATTTCCATTGTGAATGTATACGGGTGTACGCAGCTCGAAACCATTTGGGCAAAAAATGGTGCGAATGAATTTTTCAACTTCGAACCGAATAATGAAACATTGCATTTTATATGCCAGGATGAAGCGTATGTAACTGATTTACAGAGTCAATTAGCAGCATACGGACTTACAGCGGTCTGTAATTCTTATTGCTCGATGACTCCGGGCGGCGATTTCAATACTATCAGTGGTATCGTGCGTTTTGATTCCGGTAACGATGGTTGTGATGAAACTGATGTCGTACAGCCAAATATGAAAATCAACATCACTGACGGAACAGAACAAGGTGCTACGTTTACTGACACGGCCGGGCTTTATCAATTCTTCACCGGAGCCGGAAATTTTGATATAGGCTTAGGCATTGAAAATCCTTCGATATTTAATATTTCTACTTCAGCGCCAACGATCGCTTTCGCAGATAACAATAACAATACCGGCACGTTTAACTTTTGCATCAGCCCGAATGGCAATCAAAATGATGCTGAAATTGTTATCGCTCCGATTACGCCGGCAAGGCCGGGTTTTACGGCACTTTACCAAGTCGTAATTAAAAATAAAGGCAACCAGACGCTGAACGGCAGTTTCAATTTCACTTACGACGACACGTTAATGGATTTTGTCGTGGCCACAACGGCGGTGACTTCTCAAAGCGCCGGCATGCTGAACTGGACTTACAGCAACCTGCTTCCGTTTGAAAACCGCAGCGTGTATGTACTGCTGAACGTCAACTCGCCAACACAGGTGCCACCGGTTAATCAGGATGATATTTTGCCTTTTACTGCAACAATAAACCCGATTGTAAATGACATCAATGCTGCAGACAACCAGTTTATGTACAATCAAAGCGTAGTGAATTCGTTTGACCCAAACGACATCACCTGCATGGAAGGTGAAAACCTATCACCACAAGATATCGGGAAATACCTCCATTATGTCATCAATTTTGAAAATACCGGGACGTATGCTGCGGAGCAGGTTGTCGTAAAAGTGGTGATCGATGATACTAAATACGACATCAATTCCATCCAGTTGCTGAACACCTCACATCCCGTACGACCTGTCATCAAAGGGAATACCGCCGAGTTTTTCTTTGAAGGCATCGACCTTGCCGCTGCAGCTGGTGATCCACCTGTAGGTGGTCATGGCAACATCCTTTTCAAGATCAGGACACAGCCAACATTAGTAAACGGTGATGATGTCATTACAAAAGCCGATATTTTCTTCGATTACAATTTCCCGATTGAAACTAATGACGCAAGAACGGTTTTTGCGACGCTTTCCTCAGGCAATCCTTTGAAAGATGACAGCATTGTGCTCTACCCTAACCCATCGAAAAATTTTGTGACAATACAATGTGACAACAGCATTACATCCGTCAGTTTATATGATATACAGGGAAGGATCCTGGAAATCCTGAAACAAAATGATGACAGTGCCACAATTGACATCTCGGCAAGGGCAAGTGGCATTTATTTTGTAAAGACCACTACGGATAAAGGCGTGAAAGTGATAAAAATGGTGAAGGAATAA
- a CDS encoding GAF domain-containing sensor histidine kinase has translation MAEKTILTTDIFHTLFNSMDQGFCVLEMIHNETGKPADLLYLESNPAFDRIAGTAVTGKKVSDFDGRLQSFWFDIYQNVLNTGAPARLEYKAVETGCWYAVFVSRIGEEGSKQITGIFTDITERKLADERTAYFVKLNDATRYIQNPVALQQIAMQVLGEYLGVNRAFYGELQDDDTLVIGPGYADGLPPIEGQLSIDDFGSELMGIFNTGKNVVIHDLYSDSPILPTVKAAFDGIGIRAAIGVPLVKSGKAHAVLSVHQSEPRKWTENEIKLVEETAERTWAAVEWAKTAAILSESEQKYRTLFETIDDGFALVELERDASGKITDIIYRETNPAFELHTGLKDVIGKKVTGLLPNMSESVLKIIRQVADTGIPQRNEYYQVDLGRWYNVRHSRVGGPESAYVVAVFSDITARKNAEKELNDFNTLLETQVAERTATIRKNENDLRDTNKHLQLIINQLESFNHIASHDLQEPLRKIQIFASRLSETGQDDLRRGVFLEGIQNASGRMRNLIDDLLAYSRLGSKETFKRVDLNKTLEQVRNDYELLIADKKAVIESDHLPVISAVPFQMRQLFANLVSNSLKFSIRNPVIKISCRVAKGHDFESTFPLKPEMEYVQITFADNGIGFDNEYKDKIFYLFQRLPAQEKISGTGIGLSIVEKAVKEHQGFIDASGEKGTGAVFTIYLPLKQK, from the coding sequence ATGGCTGAAAAAACTATTTTAACCACCGATATTTTCCATACGCTGTTCAACTCCATGGACCAAGGGTTCTGCGTTTTGGAAATGATCCACAACGAAACGGGAAAACCCGCGGATTTACTTTATTTGGAATCCAACCCAGCCTTTGACCGCATTGCAGGAACAGCCGTAACAGGCAAAAAAGTCAGTGATTTCGATGGGCGTTTACAGTCTTTTTGGTTTGATATTTATCAAAACGTATTAAATACCGGAGCACCCGCACGGCTTGAATACAAGGCGGTTGAAACGGGGTGTTGGTATGCCGTATTTGTTTCGCGTATCGGAGAGGAAGGCAGCAAACAGATTACCGGCATCTTCACTGATATTACGGAACGCAAACTGGCCGACGAGCGTACAGCCTATTTCGTAAAGCTTAACGATGCCACCCGTTATATACAAAATCCTGTGGCGCTACAGCAAATAGCCATGCAGGTGCTGGGGGAATACTTAGGTGTTAACCGTGCTTTTTATGGTGAATTGCAGGATGACGATACCCTTGTGATTGGGCCGGGTTATGCCGATGGCCTTCCACCCATTGAAGGCCAGCTCAGCATCGACGATTTCGGCAGTGAACTAATGGGGATATTTAACACCGGAAAGAACGTCGTCATCCACGACCTGTATTCTGACTCGCCGATTTTACCGACCGTGAAAGCCGCCTTTGATGGCATTGGGATCCGCGCTGCCATAGGCGTGCCTTTGGTGAAAAGCGGAAAAGCGCATGCTGTGCTGAGCGTCCATCAATCAGAACCAAGGAAATGGACTGAAAATGAAATAAAACTCGTCGAAGAAACCGCGGAACGCACCTGGGCCGCGGTAGAATGGGCAAAAACGGCAGCAATCCTCAGTGAATCTGAACAGAAATACAGGACCTTATTTGAGACCATTGATGATGGCTTTGCGCTGGTAGAACTCGAACGTGATGCTTCAGGAAAAATTACCGATATCATTTACAGGGAGACGAATCCTGCATTTGAATTGCATACGGGATTGAAAGATGTCATTGGAAAAAAGGTTACCGGACTGCTGCCCAATATGAGTGAGAGCGTGTTAAAGATCATCCGGCAGGTTGCCGATACCGGAATTCCGCAGCGGAACGAATACTATCAGGTGGATTTGGGGCGATGGTATAATGTCAGGCATTCCCGTGTAGGCGGACCGGAAAGTGCTTATGTTGTAGCTGTATTCAGCGACATCACAGCGCGAAAGAATGCAGAAAAAGAACTTAATGATTTTAACACCCTACTCGAAACCCAGGTTGCGGAACGCACTGCTACGATACGCAAAAACGAAAATGATCTACGCGACACAAACAAGCACCTGCAGCTCATTATCAACCAACTGGAGTCCTTTAACCATATTGCAAGCCACGATTTACAGGAACCTTTGCGTAAGATACAGATCTTTGCGAGCCGCCTCAGCGAAACGGGTCAGGATGATTTGCGCAGGGGAGTATTCCTGGAAGGCATCCAGAATGCTTCGGGCCGTATGCGCAACCTGATTGATGACCTGCTGGCTTATTCCCGCCTGGGCAGTAAAGAAACCTTCAAGCGTGTCGACCTGAATAAGACGCTGGAGCAGGTACGAAACGATTATGAATTGCTGATTGCAGATAAAAAAGCGGTCATCGAAAGTGATCACTTACCTGTCATCAGTGCAGTACCGTTTCAGATGCGGCAGCTTTTTGCAAACCTGGTTTCAAATTCGCTGAAATTTTCGATCCGAAATCCCGTGATTAAAATCAGTTGCAGGGTGGCCAAAGGACATGATTTCGAATCCACATTCCCTTTAAAGCCTGAAATGGAATATGTACAGATTACTTTTGCAGACAATGGCATCGGGTTTGACAATGAATATAAGGACAAGATTTTCTATTTATTCCAGCGTCTGCCGGCACAGGAAAAGATATCGGGTACCGGAATCGGGCTAAGCATTGTAGAGAAAGCCGTCAAGGAACACCAGGGTTTTATTGATGCCTCAGGTGAAAAAGGAACAGGCGCAGTGTTTACGATTTACCTTCCGTTGAAACAGAAGTAA